In a single window of the Streptomyces sp. 846.5 genome:
- a CDS encoding ferredoxin: protein MKITIDRQRCVGAGNCVMAADAVFEQNETDGLVELLLSNPPEHLLGYVREAELICPSGAIGLHEDA, encoded by the coding sequence ATGAAGATCACGATCGACCGGCAGCGCTGTGTGGGTGCCGGGAACTGTGTGATGGCCGCCGACGCGGTGTTCGAGCAGAATGAGACGGACGGCCTGGTGGAACTGCTGCTCAGCAACCCGCCCGAGCACCTGCTCGGCTACGTCCGCGAGGCCGAACTGATCTGCCCCTCCGGCGCTATCGGGCTCCACGAGGACGCCTGA
- a CDS encoding activator-dependent family glycosyltransferase, with the protein MMRVLFVTLSEKSHLFCMTPLAWALTTAGHEVRVASSPRLTASVTGTGLTAVPVGEDHDIYKDMTAYRESQDFASTNWSRCEPGQVDWAELRERYELSVPYAFAVYNDSMVKDLAAFAESWKPDLVVRDPLAYAGAIAARISGAAHARLMWCEDVWGRTRNTFLELMAAAPEGERVDPLADWLTEQSKPFGFGCDEEMLHGQATITSLPGSVRMPTASRELPMRHIPYNGPAVVWDWLRDAPKRPRVCLSLGASNTEDYGGDYVSVPDILEALSGEDLEVVAALLPAQREALGAVPGNARVVDSVALHTLLPSCSAVIHHGGYGSYATALVCGVPQLIVSTSVSDHVLRAQTLEQSGAGLYLHHRDVTADQVLASIRRMIAEPGFADAAERLRAESESMPSPHDLVPVLERMTASR; encoded by the coding sequence ATGATGCGCGTCCTGTTCGTCACCCTGTCCGAGAAGTCGCACCTGTTCTGCATGACGCCGCTGGCATGGGCGTTGACCACGGCAGGACACGAGGTGCGGGTGGCCAGCTCGCCGCGGCTGACCGCGTCGGTCACCGGCACCGGGTTGACCGCCGTCCCGGTCGGGGAGGACCACGACATCTACAAGGACATGACCGCCTACCGCGAGTCGCAGGACTTCGCCAGCACCAACTGGAGCCGCTGCGAGCCCGGCCAGGTGGACTGGGCCGAACTGCGCGAGCGCTACGAGTTGAGCGTGCCCTACGCCTTCGCCGTCTACAACGACTCCATGGTCAAGGACCTGGCGGCGTTCGCCGAGAGCTGGAAGCCGGACCTGGTGGTGCGCGACCCGCTCGCCTACGCCGGCGCCATCGCGGCACGGATCAGCGGCGCGGCCCACGCCCGGTTGATGTGGTGCGAGGACGTCTGGGGGCGCACCCGGAACACCTTCCTGGAGCTGATGGCAGCCGCCCCGGAGGGAGAGCGAGTGGACCCGTTGGCCGACTGGCTGACCGAGCAGTCCAAGCCCTTCGGCTTCGGCTGCGACGAGGAGATGCTGCACGGCCAGGCCACCATCACCTCGCTGCCGGGAAGCGTGCGGATGCCGACCGCCTCCCGCGAACTGCCGATGCGTCATATCCCCTACAACGGCCCGGCTGTGGTGTGGGACTGGCTGCGGGACGCGCCGAAGCGGCCGAGGGTGTGCCTGAGCCTCGGGGCGTCCAACACCGAGGACTACGGCGGCGACTACGTGTCGGTGCCGGACATCCTCGAAGCCCTGTCGGGCGAGGACCTCGAAGTCGTGGCGGCGCTGCTGCCGGCCCAGCGCGAGGCCCTCGGCGCGGTGCCCGGCAACGCCCGGGTGGTCGACTCGGTCGCCCTGCACACCCTGCTCCCCAGCTGTTCGGCGGTGATCCACCACGGCGGCTACGGCTCCTACGCGACCGCGCTGGTCTGCGGGGTGCCGCAGTTGATCGTGTCGACGTCCGTCTCCGACCACGTGCTGCGGGCGCAGACCCTGGAGCAGAGCGGAGCCGGCCTCTATCTGCACCACCGCGACGTCACCGCCGACCAGGTACTCGCGAGCATCCGCCGGATGATCGCCGAGCCGGGCTTCGCGGACGCCGCCGAGCGGCTGCGCGCGGAGTCCGAGTCCATGCCGAGCCCGCACGACCTGGTGCCCGTCCTGGAGCGGATGACAGCCTCCCGCTGA